One window of Sinorhizobium numidicum genomic DNA carries:
- the cobM gene encoding precorrin-4 C(11)-methyltransferase: MTVHFIGAGPGAADLITVRGRDLIGRCPVCLYAGSIVSPELLQYCPPGARIVDTAPMSLDEIEAEYVRAAAAGEDVARLHSGDLSVWSAVAEQIRRLEKHGIAHTMTPGVPAFAAAAATLGRELTIPTVAQSLVLTRVSGRASPMPNRETLAAFGATGSTLAIHLAIHALDRVIEELTPLYGADCPVAIVVKASWPDERVLRGTLGDIAAKVAAEPIERTALIFVGPGLEASDFRESSLYDPAYQRRFRGRE; this comes from the coding sequence ATGACGGTGCATTTCATCGGCGCAGGCCCAGGTGCGGCAGATCTGATCACGGTCAGAGGCAGGGACCTGATCGGCCGCTGCCCCGTCTGCCTCTATGCCGGATCGATCGTATCGCCGGAGCTTCTGCAATATTGCCCGCCGGGAGCGCGTATCGTCGATACGGCGCCGATGTCGCTCGACGAGATAGAGGCGGAATATGTCCGCGCGGCGGCAGCCGGTGAGGACGTTGCACGGCTGCATTCCGGCGATCTTTCCGTCTGGAGTGCCGTCGCCGAGCAGATCCGGCGTCTTGAAAAACATGGCATCGCCCATACGATGACGCCGGGCGTGCCGGCGTTCGCTGCCGCCGCGGCGACGCTCGGCCGCGAACTGACGATTCCGACGGTCGCGCAGAGCCTGGTGCTGACCCGCGTTTCCGGCCGGGCGTCGCCGATGCCGAACAGGGAAACGCTTGCTGCCTTCGGTGCCACGGGCTCAACCCTGGCGATCCACCTCGCCATCCATGCGCTCGATCGCGTCATCGAGGAACTGACACCGCTTTACGGCGCCGATTGCCCCGTCGCGATCGTCGTCAAGGCGTCGTGGCCCGATGAGCGGGTGCTGCGCGGCACGCTCGGCGATATCGCCGCCAAGGTCGCGGCTGAGCCGATCGAACGAACTGCGCTGATTTTCGTCGGGCCGGGGCTCGAGGCATCGGATTTCCGTGAGAGTTCGCTCTACGACCCTGCCTATCAGCGCCGCTTTCGTGGACGCGAATAG
- a CDS encoding K+/H+ antiporter subunit F: protein MMELAIIWSVLLAQVMLAIAMAFALYRIVKGPRGQDRILGLDTLYINAMLMLLAFGIRTANTIYFEIALIIALIGFASSIAFAKFLMRGEVIE from the coding sequence ATGATGGAGCTTGCGATCATCTGGTCGGTCCTCCTTGCGCAGGTGATGCTTGCGATTGCGATGGCCTTTGCTCTCTACCGCATCGTCAAGGGCCCGCGGGGCCAGGATCGAATCCTCGGGCTCGACACGCTCTACATAAACGCGATGCTGATGCTGCTTGCCTTCGGCATTCGTACGGCGAACACGATCTATTTCGAAATCGCGCTGATCATTGCGCTGATCGGCTTCGCCTCGTCCATCGCTTTTGCGAAATTCCTCATGCGCGGCGAGGTCATCGAATGA
- the mnhG gene encoding monovalent cation/H(+) antiporter subunit G, translating into MTHLTDLPPWAAIAVCALLLSGAATTLVGSLGLVRLSDFYERLHAPTIATSGGTILICLASILCFAVLQSRWIFHELLIIFFVTVTTPVTLMLLGQAALYRDRVEERQGIPRKPKPSAEADPE; encoded by the coding sequence ATGACCCATCTCACCGACCTCCCGCCTTGGGCTGCGATCGCCGTCTGCGCGCTGCTGCTTTCCGGTGCGGCGACGACGCTCGTCGGATCGCTCGGGCTGGTGCGTCTTTCCGATTTCTATGAGCGCCTGCACGCTCCGACGATTGCGACCAGCGGCGGCACGATACTCATCTGCCTCGCGTCCATCCTTTGCTTCGCGGTATTGCAGAGCCGCTGGATCTTTCATGAACTGCTGATCATCTTCTTCGTGACGGTGACGACGCCGGTGACCCTGATGCTGCTTGGCCAGGCTGCTCTCTATCGTGACCGCGTCGAGGAACGGCAGGGCATTCCTCGAAAGCCGAAGCCATCGGCCGAAGCGGACCCGGAATGA
- a CDS encoding bifunctional diguanylate cyclase/phosphodiesterase → MIASFVVVVAGFLADDQNRIVSEARMRSIVANELNPIRSKLESSINGNIQLVRGLIGTITTEPDMRQPRFGVLARSIFTERSQLRNIAAAPDLVVSMVYPMAGNEKVIGLDYRKNENQRAAAMRVMETGKIVLAGPVDLVQGGRGLIGRFPVTTDAGGNKRFWGLVSAAIDIDQLYRDSGLISSNLDIDIAIAGRDGLGRAGAVFFGDSAIFGKAPVEMDVSLPGGSWRLAALPKGGWPATPQNAWQVRLLIALGGLMIVVPMIVTGRLTAERQENIRALKQNKDQLQELSHRLKIALDTSEIGIWELDIDSGKLLWDSRMKELYGVGSSIREIYDDWRDTLHPDDLARAETEFAEALATGGAYNSEFRICLPGAEIRHIRAIGSTYLSASGTRKIVGVNWDVTADVETRARLSEAKRLAEAHSAELETARHRMEFNAMHDPLTGLPNRRFLDQVLADRGRQFDAGAKISIFHIDLDRFKQINDTLGHAAGDEILRHAARLLRENARDSDFVARIGGDEFVIIRVGGNPEEDAVLASRIIEAMSAPVRYKDQECRVGVSIGIAARAAATDELSQILVNADIALYEAKRRGRNRHETFTGALKTAVFKTKQTADEILRGLEQNEFVAHFQPQFCPKSLDIIGVEALARWDHPTKGLLRPHTFLKTAEDINVVAAIDQTILEQALFQICRWEANGIDIPKISVNLSYPRLRNEGLIERLEQMRIPKGRLSFELLESISFDENDVTVLSNIRRIKELGIDIEIDDFGTGYASILSLLKLTPRRLKIDRQLILPILTSPAQRRLVESIIDIGTSLGIEVIAEGVETREHADILRDLGCHGLQGYAFARPMNANDLATFVFERRWHAA, encoded by the coding sequence ATGATCGCGAGCTTCGTTGTCGTGGTTGCCGGATTTCTCGCGGACGATCAGAACCGGATCGTTTCGGAAGCCCGCATGCGTTCGATCGTGGCCAACGAACTGAACCCGATTCGCTCGAAACTCGAGAGCAGCATCAACGGCAACATTCAGCTCGTCCGCGGCCTGATCGGCACCATCACGACCGAGCCGGACATGCGGCAGCCGCGCTTCGGCGTGCTTGCGCGAAGCATCTTCACCGAGCGGTCGCAGCTCCGCAACATTGCGGCGGCCCCCGATCTGGTCGTCTCGATGGTCTATCCGATGGCCGGCAACGAGAAGGTCATCGGCCTCGATTACCGCAAAAACGAAAACCAGCGCGCAGCCGCGATGCGGGTGATGGAGACAGGCAAGATAGTGCTCGCAGGTCCTGTCGATCTGGTGCAGGGCGGCCGTGGGCTGATCGGCCGATTTCCGGTGACGACCGATGCCGGCGGCAACAAGCGTTTCTGGGGTCTGGTTTCGGCAGCCATCGATATCGATCAGCTCTACCGTGACAGCGGCCTCATCTCATCGAACCTCGACATCGACATCGCCATCGCTGGTCGTGACGGCCTCGGGCGGGCCGGCGCGGTGTTCTTCGGCGATTCCGCGATCTTCGGCAAGGCCCCGGTCGAGATGGATGTTTCCCTGCCCGGCGGCTCCTGGCGCCTGGCGGCACTACCCAAGGGCGGATGGCCGGCGACACCGCAGAACGCCTGGCAGGTTCGTCTGCTTATCGCGCTCGGCGGCCTGATGATCGTTGTTCCGATGATCGTCACCGGCCGCCTTACGGCGGAACGCCAGGAGAACATCCGCGCGCTGAAGCAGAACAAGGATCAGCTCCAGGAACTATCCCACCGACTGAAGATTGCGCTCGACACCTCCGAGATCGGCATCTGGGAGCTCGACATCGATAGTGGCAAGCTGCTGTGGGACAGCCGCATGAAAGAGCTTTACGGCGTCGGATCATCCATTCGCGAAATCTACGACGACTGGAGGGATACGCTGCATCCGGACGATCTCGCCCGCGCCGAGACAGAGTTTGCAGAGGCACTCGCCACCGGCGGCGCCTACAATTCCGAATTCCGCATCTGCCTGCCCGGCGCCGAGATCCGCCACATCCGCGCCATCGGTTCGACCTACCTCAGCGCAAGCGGCACCAGGAAGATCGTCGGCGTCAACTGGGACGTGACGGCGGACGTGGAGACGCGGGCGAGACTTTCGGAAGCCAAGCGTCTCGCCGAAGCCCATAGCGCCGAGCTGGAAACCGCACGCCACCGCATGGAATTCAACGCCATGCACGATCCGCTGACCGGGCTGCCGAACCGTCGCTTCCTCGATCAGGTCCTCGCCGATCGCGGCCGGCAGTTCGACGCCGGGGCGAAGATCAGCATTTTTCATATCGATCTCGATCGTTTCAAGCAGATCAACGACACGCTGGGGCATGCGGCCGGCGACGAGATCCTCAGGCATGCCGCCAGGCTCCTGCGCGAGAATGCGCGCGACAGCGACTTCGTCGCACGGATCGGCGGCGACGAGTTCGTCATCATTCGCGTCGGCGGCAATCCCGAGGAGGATGCGGTGCTGGCATCGCGCATCATCGAGGCGATGAGCGCGCCGGTCCGCTACAAGGATCAGGAATGCCGTGTCGGCGTCAGTATCGGCATTGCCGCCCGGGCGGCGGCGACGGACGAGCTTTCGCAGATTCTCGTCAATGCCGACATTGCGCTCTACGAGGCCAAACGCCGCGGCCGCAACAGGCACGAGACCTTTACCGGCGCACTCAAGACCGCCGTTTTCAAAACGAAGCAAACAGCCGACGAGATTCTGCGCGGCCTCGAGCAGAACGAATTCGTTGCGCATTTCCAGCCGCAATTCTGTCCGAAGTCGCTGGATATCATCGGCGTCGAAGCGCTGGCGCGATGGGACCATCCGACGAAGGGACTGCTCAGGCCCCACACGTTTCTCAAGACGGCGGAAGACATCAACGTGGTCGCGGCAATCGATCAAACGATCTTGGAACAGGCACTTTTTCAGATCTGCCGATGGGAGGCGAACGGCATCGACATCCCGAAGATCTCGGTCAATCTTTCCTATCCGCGCCTGCGGAACGAGGGGCTGATCGAGCGGCTGGAGCAGATGCGGATACCGAAGGGACGGCTTTCCTTCGAATTGCTCGAGTCGATCTCCTTCGATGAGAACGACGTGACCGTCCTGTCGAACATCAGGCGTATCAAGGAACTCGGCATCGACATCGAGATTGACGATTTTGGCACCGGTTATGCATCGATCCTCAGTCTTCTGAAACTGACGCCGCGGCGCCTGAAAATCGACCGCCAGCTGATCCTGCCAATCCTCACTTCACCGGCGCAGCGGCGGCTTGTCGAATCGATCATCGACATTGGCACCTCGCTCGGTATCGAGGTAATCGCCGAGGGCGTGGAGACACGCGAGCATGCCGATATCCTCAGAGACCTGGGGTGCCACGGACTGCAAGGCTACGCCTTCGCCCGACCGATGAATGCCAACGATCTCGCAACCTTCGTTTTCGAGCGGAGATGGCACGCCGCGTAA
- the cbiE gene encoding precorrin-6y C5,15-methyltransferase (decarboxylating) subunit CbiE: MADIWNSASAIVAPWLTVIGIGEDGVAGLGDEAKRLIAAAPVVFGGARHLELAAALIKSERQIWQSPFEKSVEAIVSRRGSPVVVLASGDPFLFGVGATLARRIDAAEIRTIPAPSAFSLAASRLGWALQEVATVSLHGRPLDLIRPHLQPGARVLALTSDESGPKGVAELLRENGFGQSQLTVLEALGGKRERVSQQIAARFALEDIQSLNVCAIEVVADAGARVLPLAAGLDDALFEHDGQITKREVRALTLSALAPRRGELLWDIGAGSGSIAIEWMLADPAMRAIAIEASPERTERIGRNAARFGVPGLVVVEGEAPAALNGLAQPDVVFVGGGGSEPGVMEAAIAALRPGGRLVANAVTTEMEAVLIGHHARLGGSLIRIDIARASPVGRMTGWRPAMPVTQWSWVKA; this comes from the coding sequence ATGGCTGACATCTGGAACAGTGCCTCGGCCATTGTCGCCCCCTGGTTGACCGTCATCGGTATCGGTGAGGATGGTGTAGCCGGTCTCGGCGACGAGGCCAAGCGGCTCATTGCAGCCGCGCCGGTCGTTTTCGGCGGTGCCCGCCATCTCGAGCTCGCGGCGGCGTTGATCAAAAGCGAACGCCAGATCTGGCAGAGTCCTTTCGAAAAATCCGTCGAGGCGATCGTTTCACGGCGTGGCAGTCCCGTCGTCGTGCTCGCCTCCGGCGACCCGTTCCTGTTCGGCGTCGGTGCTACGCTGGCGCGCCGCATCGACGCCGCCGAGATACGAACAATTCCCGCGCCGTCGGCATTCAGCCTGGCGGCCTCCCGGCTCGGCTGGGCACTGCAGGAGGTCGCGACCGTTTCGCTGCATGGCCGCCCGCTCGATCTCATCCGGCCGCACCTCCAACCGGGTGCGCGCGTTTTGGCGCTGACCTCCGACGAGAGCGGTCCGAAGGGAGTTGCCGAACTGCTTCGCGAAAACGGCTTCGGTCAGTCGCAGCTTACAGTTCTTGAGGCGTTGGGAGGGAAGCGCGAGCGCGTCTCACAGCAGATTGCTGCCCGTTTTGCGCTTGAAGACATCCAATCCCTAAACGTGTGCGCGATTGAAGTGGTTGCCGACGCCGGTGCGCGCGTTCTGCCGCTTGCCGCCGGTCTCGACGACGCGCTCTTCGAGCATGACGGCCAGATCACCAAGCGCGAGGTGCGGGCGCTGACGCTTTCGGCACTTGCGCCGCGCAGGGGCGAGCTTCTCTGGGACATCGGCGCCGGTTCCGGCTCGATCGCCATCGAATGGATGCTTGCGGACCCCGCCATGCGGGCAATCGCCATCGAAGCCTCGCCGGAGCGGACCGAGCGTATCGGCCGGAATGCCGCGCGCTTCGGCGTGCCGGGGCTGGTGGTTGTCGAAGGCGAGGCACCTGCGGCGTTGAACGGGCTTGCACAACCCGACGTCGTCTTCGTCGGCGGCGGCGGCAGCGAGCCGGGGGTGATGGAAGCCGCAATCGCCGCGCTTCGGCCCGGCGGCCGGCTGGTAGCGAATGCCGTGACGACAGAGATGGAAGCCGTGCTCATCGGTCATCACGCACGACTTGGCGGCTCGCTGATCCGGATCGACATTGCTCGGGCGTCGCCGGTCGGCAGGATGACGGGCTGGCGGCCGGCGATGCCGGTCACGCAGTGGTCGTGGGTCAAAGCCTGA
- a CDS encoding Na+/H+ antiporter subunit E, translating into MRTWFPYPLLSAALFIMWLLLNQSVAPGSILIGLVLSTVLAWVTLKLQPKRSHLHRLRRAAGFSYGVIADVIRSNIAVALIILRSRRRRANSGFMTVDLELDDENALALLACILTAMPGTAWLEYDRRQKKLLFHVLDMENEDVWRRTVKRYEAGLKEIFQ; encoded by the coding sequence ATGCGCACCTGGTTTCCCTACCCGCTGCTCTCGGCCGCCCTTTTCATCATGTGGCTGCTGCTGAACCAGTCCGTGGCGCCGGGTTCGATCCTGATCGGCCTGGTTCTAAGCACGGTCCTTGCCTGGGTAACGCTGAAACTGCAGCCCAAAAGATCGCATCTTCACCGTCTGCGGCGCGCGGCCGGCTTCAGTTACGGCGTCATCGCCGACGTCATCCGCTCGAACATCGCCGTCGCCCTGATCATCCTGCGTTCGCGACGGCGAAGGGCAAATTCCGGCTTCATGACCGTCGACCTCGAGCTCGACGACGAGAACGCGCTGGCTCTGCTCGCCTGCATCCTGACGGCAATGCCGGGTACGGCATGGCTGGAATATGATCGGCGCCAGAAGAAACTGCTGTTCCACGTGCTTGACATGGAGAACGAGGATGTGTGGCGGCGCACGGTCAAGCGCTACGAAGCCGGATTGAAGGAGATATTCCAATGA
- a CDS encoding Na+/H+ antiporter subunit C codes for MELILSAGIGALTASGVYLLLRPRTYQVIIGLSLLSYAVNLFIFGMGRLRVDAPPVLDPGGVGDLVRYTDPIPQALVLTAIVIGFAMTALFLVVLLASRGFTGTDHVDGREQRGD; via the coding sequence ATGGAACTCATCCTTTCCGCCGGCATCGGCGCACTGACCGCATCCGGGGTCTATCTTCTGCTGAGGCCGCGGACCTACCAGGTGATCATCGGGCTCTCGCTGCTCTCCTATGCGGTCAATCTCTTTATCTTCGGCATGGGCCGGCTGCGCGTCGATGCGCCGCCGGTGCTCGATCCCGGCGGCGTCGGCGATCTCGTGCGCTATACCGATCCCATCCCTCAGGCGCTGGTGCTGACGGCGATTGTCATCGGTTTTGCCATGACCGCGCTGTTCCTCGTCGTTCTGCTCGCCTCGCGCGGCTTCACCGGCACCGACCATGTCGACGGAAGGGAGCAGCGCGGTGACTGA
- a CDS encoding monovalent cation/H+ antiporter subunit A, with the protein MLSIFILAPFAGSLIAIFFPSDQRGATAWFAGAIALICFLVTAGLYPFVASGRVLRYQLDWIPELGLNFTLRMDGFAWLFSALITAIGVLVVLYARYYMAEEDPVPRFFALFLAFMGSMLGIVLSGNLILLAVFWELTSIVSFLLIGYWHHNAHARDGARMALTITGMGGLCMLVGLLLIGRIVGSYDLDAVLASGDAIRNHPLYEAVLVLVLLGALTKSAQFPFHFWLPHAMAAPTPVSAYLHSATMVKAGVFLLARLWPVMAGTEAWFWIVGLAGLTTLLLGAYFAIFQQDLKGLLAYSTISHLGLITVLLSLGSPLAAVAAVFHIVNHATFKASLFMAAGIIDHESGTRDMRKLSGLFHYMPITATLAMVASAAMAGVPLLNGFLSKEMFFAEAIETHRANALDTMTPYVATVASMFAVTYSLRFIHSVFFGPPPVDLPKKPHEAARWMRAPVDFLVLACLVVGIIPAQTIGPFLHTAVISILGDRTPYYSLAVWHGWNIPLIMSFVALTGGVGLYFLMRSYLATSVEGPPVFRLLQGQRIFERVLVTLSWKWARSLEQRLGTRRLQPQMRLVVFLALVAGAAPLVAGGFQLPRLLIRGVDPAFALLWAVGITCAVGSAYQAKFHRLASLVLLGGAGLVTCITFVWLSAPDLALTQLLVEIVTTVLILLGLRWLPKRIEEPVQAEDISLKVRFRRLRDFLLAILAGGGVMLIAYTVMTRPLPETIASYFLARAYQEGGGTNVVNVILVDFRGFDTLGEIAVLCIVALTVFALLLRFRPQADSLETPEQQRVQNAFDHDHPHRDAGDSAAEYIFVPSVIMRWMFPVTGMLAAYLFLRGHDLPGGGFAAGIAMSIGFILQYMSGGTRWVEERLRIHPLRWMSIGLLVAATTGIGSWLFGYPFLTSHAQYATLPIIGKFPLASAILFDLGVFSLVLGATVLMLIALAHQSIRAPRAQVRAARAEKEAAE; encoded by the coding sequence TTGCTTTCTATTTTCATTCTCGCTCCCTTTGCGGGAAGCCTTATCGCAATCTTCTTTCCGTCCGACCAACGAGGAGCGACCGCCTGGTTCGCAGGCGCGATTGCACTCATCTGCTTCCTGGTAACCGCGGGCCTTTATCCCTTCGTCGCCTCGGGGCGCGTGCTTCGTTATCAGCTCGATTGGATCCCCGAACTTGGCCTGAATTTCACGCTGCGGATGGATGGCTTCGCCTGGCTGTTCTCGGCACTGATCACCGCGATCGGCGTTCTCGTCGTTCTCTACGCCCGTTACTACATGGCCGAGGAAGACCCGGTGCCGCGCTTTTTCGCGCTCTTCCTCGCCTTCATGGGTTCGATGCTCGGAATCGTGCTTTCCGGCAATCTCATATTGCTCGCAGTCTTCTGGGAGTTGACGAGCATCGTCTCCTTCCTGCTGATCGGCTACTGGCATCATAACGCCCATGCCCGCGACGGCGCGCGCATGGCGCTGACGATAACCGGCATGGGCGGGTTGTGCATGCTCGTCGGACTGCTGCTCATCGGACGGATCGTCGGCAGCTACGATCTCGACGCGGTGCTGGCCTCGGGTGACGCCATCCGCAACCATCCACTCTACGAAGCGGTCCTGGTGCTTGTTCTGCTCGGCGCCCTGACGAAAAGCGCTCAATTTCCGTTCCATTTCTGGCTGCCGCACGCCATGGCCGCCCCGACGCCGGTTTCCGCTTACCTGCACTCGGCGACGATGGTGAAGGCCGGCGTCTTCCTTCTTGCGCGGCTCTGGCCGGTGATGGCCGGCACGGAAGCCTGGTTCTGGATCGTCGGCCTCGCGGGCCTGACGACGCTGCTGCTCGGTGCCTATTTCGCGATCTTCCAGCAGGATCTGAAAGGGCTTCTTGCCTATTCGACCATCAGCCATCTTGGTCTGATCACGGTCCTGCTCAGTCTCGGCAGCCCGCTGGCAGCGGTCGCTGCGGTCTTCCACATCGTCAATCACGCGACCTTCAAGGCCTCGCTGTTCATGGCGGCCGGCATTATCGACCATGAAAGCGGCACGCGCGACATGCGGAAGCTGAGTGGCCTTTTTCACTACATGCCGATCACCGCTACCCTCGCCATGGTCGCGAGCGCCGCCATGGCGGGTGTGCCGCTGCTCAACGGCTTTCTCTCCAAAGAAATGTTCTTTGCCGAAGCGATCGAGACGCATCGCGCCAACGCGCTCGACACCATGACGCCCTATGTCGCAACGGTCGCGAGCATGTTCGCGGTGACCTACTCGTTGCGCTTTATCCACAGCGTCTTCTTCGGTCCGCCGCCTGTAGACCTGCCGAAGAAACCACACGAAGCGGCGCGCTGGATGCGAGCCCCGGTCGACTTTCTGGTGCTTGCCTGCCTGGTCGTCGGCATCATCCCCGCCCAGACCATCGGTCCGTTCCTCCACACCGCCGTCATATCGATTCTTGGCGATAGAACGCCCTATTACAGCCTCGCCGTATGGCATGGCTGGAATATCCCGCTGATCATGAGCTTCGTCGCGCTTACGGGCGGCGTCGGCCTCTATTTCCTGATGCGATCCTATCTCGCGACCAGTGTCGAAGGACCGCCGGTCTTCCGCCTGCTTCAGGGACAGCGCATTTTCGAGCGTGTGCTCGTAACGCTTTCATGGAAGTGGGCGCGCTCACTTGAGCAGCGGCTCGGCACGCGCCGTCTGCAGCCACAGATGCGCCTCGTCGTTTTCCTGGCGCTTGTGGCGGGGGCAGCGCCGCTTGTTGCCGGCGGTTTTCAATTGCCCCGCCTCCTCATACGCGGCGTCGATCCGGCTTTCGCTCTGCTCTGGGCGGTCGGCATCACCTGCGCTGTCGGTTCCGCCTATCAGGCAAAGTTCCATCGCCTCGCCTCGCTTGTCCTGCTCGGCGGCGCAGGACTCGTCACCTGCATCACTTTCGTCTGGCTCTCTGCCCCCGATCTCGCGCTCACCCAGCTCCTCGTCGAAATCGTCACCACGGTCCTCATCCTTCTCGGATTGCGCTGGCTGCCGAAACGCATCGAGGAGCCTGTGCAGGCGGAGGATATTTCGCTGAAGGTTCGCTTCAGGCGCCTGCGCGATTTCCTGCTCGCGATTCTCGCGGGCGGAGGGGTAATGCTCATCGCCTATACCGTCATGACGCGGCCTCTGCCCGAAACCATCGCCAGTTATTTCCTTGCAAGAGCGTATCAGGAGGGTGGCGGCACGAACGTCGTCAACGTCATCCTCGTCGATTTCCGCGGCTTCGATACGCTCGGCGAAATAGCCGTCCTGTGTATCGTCGCGCTGACGGTCTTCGCGCTTCTCCTGCGCTTCCGTCCGCAAGCCGACAGCCTGGAAACGCCGGAACAGCAAAGGGTGCAAAACGCCTTCGATCACGATCATCCGCACCGCGACGCAGGCGACAGCGCAGCCGAATACATCTTTGTCCCGTCGGTGATCATGCGCTGGATGTTCCCCGTCACCGGCATGCTCGCCGCCTATCTCTTCCTGCGCGGCCATGACCTGCCGGGCGGCGGCTTTGCCGCAGGCATCGCCATGTCGATCGGCTTCATCCTGCAATATATGTCGGGCGGTACCCGCTGGGTCGAAGAGCGGCTGCGCATTCACCCGCTTCGCTGGATGAGCATCGGCCTTCTGGTGGCGGCGACCACGGGCATCGGATCATGGCTTTTCGGCTATCCGTTCCTGACCTCACACGCGCAGTATGCGACGCTGCCGATCATCGGCAAGTTCCCGCTTGCAAGCGCCATCCTCTTCGATCTCGGTGTCTTCTCGCTCGTGCTCGGCGCCACGGTGCTGATGCTCATCGCCCTGGCGCACCAGTCGATCCGCGCACCACGCGCCCAGGTGAGGGCCGCGCGCGCCGAAAAGGAGGCGGCAGAATAA
- a CDS encoding monovalent cation/H+ antiporter subunit D, with translation MSTEGSSAVTDWLQHLLILPILVPLATAAVLIPINERDRTLKGVIGFASTLVVFIITMILIRFAAASGSGAPGAGVYQLGNWPAPFGIVLVLDRLSALMLCLTSGLALAAQVYSMARWHTAGHHFHSLLQLLLAGLNGAFLTGDLFNLFVFFEMMLAASYGLLLHGSGPVRVKAGLHYIAINLAASSLFLIGVSLIYGATGTLNMADLATKLATLAPENRQLVETGAALLGIAFLVKAGMWPLSFWLPTAYAAATPPVAAVFAILTKVGIYIIIRLNLLIFGTAAGASAGFGQSWLVVGGMLTITFGAIGVLASQAMGRLAGYSVLVSSGTLLAAIGLGHQGMLAGALFYLVSSTLTISAFFLLIELVERGRDAGADVLAVTMEAYGDFDEDEEEEEVGVAIPGTMAVLGLCFCLCAVLLAGLPPLSGFIAKFAIMRGLLDMPNTDLASAMTAADWTYVALLILSGLAAMIAMNRIGIRTFWASIEGTLPRVVIIEITPVAVLLGACIFLSLQAGPAMRYMQATADDLLSPLAHSERVLSAPRAGGR, from the coding sequence ATGTCGACGGAAGGGAGCAGCGCGGTGACTGACTGGCTGCAGCATCTTCTGATCCTTCCTATTCTCGTGCCGCTTGCCACCGCCGCGGTACTGATCCCGATCAATGAACGCGACCGGACGCTGAAGGGTGTCATTGGTTTCGCATCGACGCTCGTCGTCTTCATCATAACGATGATCCTGATCCGCTTTGCCGCCGCAAGCGGGAGCGGCGCGCCGGGAGCGGGCGTCTACCAGCTCGGCAATTGGCCTGCGCCGTTCGGCATCGTTCTCGTGCTCGACCGGCTGTCGGCACTGATGCTATGCCTCACCAGCGGTCTGGCGCTGGCCGCCCAGGTCTATTCCATGGCACGGTGGCATACGGCTGGACACCATTTTCACTCGCTGCTCCAACTGCTGCTCGCCGGCCTCAACGGCGCCTTCCTGACCGGCGATCTTTTCAACCTCTTCGTGTTCTTCGAAATGATGCTGGCAGCATCCTATGGGCTGTTGCTGCACGGCTCCGGTCCCGTGCGCGTGAAAGCCGGTCTGCATTACATCGCCATCAATCTCGCCGCCTCGTCACTTTTCCTGATCGGCGTCAGCCTGATCTATGGCGCAACCGGAACGCTCAACATGGCGGATCTGGCAACGAAGCTTGCCACGCTCGCGCCCGAAAACCGGCAATTGGTCGAGACCGGCGCGGCCCTCCTCGGGATCGCCTTTCTCGTCAAAGCCGGCATGTGGCCGCTCAGCTTCTGGCTGCCGACGGCCTACGCCGCGGCGACGCCGCCGGTTGCCGCTGTCTTCGCGATCCTAACCAAGGTCGGGATCTACATCATCATCCGCCTGAATCTGCTCATTTTCGGCACCGCCGCGGGAGCATCGGCCGGTTTCGGTCAGAGCTGGCTCGTCGTCGGCGGCATGCTGACGATCACCTTTGGCGCCATCGGCGTGCTTGCGTCGCAAGCGATGGGCCGCCTCGCCGGCTATTCGGTTCTCGTCTCCTCCGGAACGCTGCTCGCGGCGATCGGCCTCGGGCATCAAGGCATGTTGGCCGGTGCGCTCTTCTACCTGGTCAGCTCGACGCTGACGATCTCCGCCTTCTTCCTGCTCATCGAGCTCGTCGAGCGCGGCCGCGACGCCGGTGCCGACGTTCTGGCGGTGACGATGGAGGCCTACGGCGACTTCGATGAGGATGAAGAAGAGGAAGAGGTAGGCGTCGCCATACCCGGTACGATGGCGGTCCTCGGCCTCTGCTTCTGCCTCTGCGCCGTGCTTTTGGCCGGCCTGCCGCCCCTATCGGGGTTCATTGCCAAGTTCGCGATCATGCGCGGCCTCCTCGACATGCCGAATACCGACCTCGCAAGCGCGATGACCGCCGCCGACTGGACCTATGTGGCGCTTCTCATCCTGTCGGGACTGGCTGCCATGATCGCCATGAACCGCATCGGCATCCGTACCTTCTGGGCCTCGATAGAGGGTACCCTGCCGCGCGTCGTCATCATCGAAATCACACCGGTTGCTGTTCTGCTCGGCGCCTGTATCTTCCTCAGCCTGCAGGCCGGGCCAGCCATGCGCTACATGCAGGCCACCGCCGACGATCTGCTCTCACCCTTGGCCCATAGCGAGCGGGTCCTCTCCGCGCCGAGAGCCGGAGGCCGATAG